The following proteins come from a genomic window of Lolium rigidum isolate FL_2022 chromosome 5, APGP_CSIRO_Lrig_0.1, whole genome shotgun sequence:
- the LOC124655796 gene encoding enhanced ethylene response protein 5-like, whose translation MAAYLSMGEAHRRIADYLSRLDDAISQSDGADLASLLAISSAPASTPLSDALAAFPDFPHLASDRYPHLSDFLPPLLRAIHSHSLRRFGDAYSSFEKAASAFLQEFRNWETPWAMDAMHTVALEIRLLAEKADRELAMSGKNPDKLQAAGSFLMKVFGALAVKGPKRVGALYVTCQLFKIYFRLGTVNLCRSVIRSIETARNFDFEDFPVKDKVTYMYYTGRLEVFNENFLVADQKLTYALMYCNPQSELNMRKILKFLIPVKLSIGVLPRRTLLEKYNLLEYADIVTSLRRGDLRLLKQALDKHEDQLLKCGVYLVLEKLELQVYRRLVKKIHIIQRQKEPAKAHQIKLEVLVKTLKWLGITMDVDEVECIMACLIYKNLIKGYFAHKSKVLVLSKQDPFPKLNGKPV comes from the exons ATGGCGGCGTATCTGAGCATGGGCGAGGCTCACCGCCGCATCGCCGACTACCTCTCCCGCTTGGACGACGCCATCTCCCAGTCCGACGGCGCCGACCTCGCCTCCCTCctcgccatctcctccgcccccGCCTCCACCCCGCTCTCCGACGCGCTCGCCGCTTTCCCAGATTTCCCCCACCTCGCCTCCGACCGCTACCCCCACCTCTCCGACTTTCTCCCTCCGCTCCTCCGCGCCATCCACTCCCACTCACTCCGCCGCTTCGGGGAcgcctactcctccttcgagaagGCTGCCAG CGCGTTCCTGCAGGAGTTCCGGAACTGGGAGACGCCTTGGGCGATGGACGCGATGCACACGGTGGCACTCGAGATCAGGCTGCTAGCTGAGAAG GCAGATAGGGAGCTTGCAATGAGCGGGAAGAACCCTGACAAGCTGCAGGCGGCTGGGTCCTTCCTGATGAAGGTTTTCGGTGCACTAGCG GTTAAAGGACCTAAGCGTGTTGGTGCACTGTATGTTACCTGCCAGCTGTTTAAAATTTATTTCAGG CTTGGTACAGTTAACCTTTGCCGTAGTGTCATAAGGAGTATCGAAACAGCTAGGAATTTTGATTTTGAAGATTTTCCTGTGAAAGACAAG GTTACTTATATGTATTATACTGGTCGCTTGGAGGTCTTCAATGAGAATTTTCTTGTT GCCGATCAGAAGCTAACTTATGCTTTGATGTATTGTAATCCTCAAAGCGAATTAAACATGAG GAAAATTTTGAAGTTTCTAATCCCTGTAAAGCTGTCAATTGGTGTTTTGCCAAGGAGGACCCTCCTGGAGAAGTACAATCTGCTTGAG TATGCAGATATTGTGACCTCACTTAGGAGAGGGGATCTCAGGCTTCTCAAGCAGGCCCTTGATAAACATGAAGACCA ATTACTGAAATGTGGTGTCTACCTTGTGCTGGAGAAACTTGAACTCCAGGTTTACCGGAGATTAGTGAAGAAAAT CCATATCATTCAGAGGcagaaggagccagctaaggcgcATCAAATCAAGCTAGAGGTCTTGGTGAAGACTCTGAAATGGCTTGGTATCACCATGGACGTGGATGAG GTGGAATGCATCATGGCGTGCCTAATATACAAGAATCTCATAAAAGGATACTTTGCTCACAAGAGCAAGGTTCTTGTCCTCAGCAAGCAAGACCCCTTCCCAAAGTTGAATGGGAAGCCTGTTTAG